A region from the Zonotrichia leucophrys gambelii isolate GWCS_2022_RI chromosome Z, RI_Zleu_2.0, whole genome shotgun sequence genome encodes:
- the LINGO2 gene encoding leucine-rich repeat and immunoglobulin-like domain-containing nogo receptor-interacting protein 2 isoform X1 produces the protein MIKCCILTSPSGLKICGVKKKCWTFKRIKQARDGGLAQISGIMRYTALSCWQLFLGLAVLLFFTSPTAGCPARCECSAQNKSVSCHRRRLMSIPEGIPIETKILDLSKNRLKSVNPEEFTSYPLLEEIDLSDNIVSNVEPGAFNNLFNLRSLRLKGNRLKLVPLGVFTGLSNLTKLDISENKIVILLDYMFQDLHNLKSLEVGDNDLVYISHRAFSGLLSLEQLTLERCNLTAVPTEALSHLHNLISLHLKQLNINALPAYAFKRLFRLKDLQIEAWPLLDMLPANSLYGLNLTSLSITNTNLSAVPYSAFKHLVYLTHLNLSYNPISTIEAGMLSDLVRLQELHMVGAQLRTIEPHAFQGLRFLRVLNVSQNLLETLEENVFHSSKSLEVLCINNNPLACDCRLLWILQRQPTLQFGGEPPMCAGPDSVRERSFRDFHSTALSFYFTCKKPKIQDKKLQYLVVEEGQTVQLMCNADGDPQPTISWVTPRRRLITTKSNGRATVLGDGTLEIRFAQDQDTGIYVCIASNAAGNDTYSASLTVKGFTSDRFLYANRTPMYMTDSNDTSSNGTNANSYSLDLKTILVSTAMGCFTFLGVVLFCFLLLFVWSRGKGKHKTSIDLEYVPRKNNGAVVEGEVSGPRRFNMKMI, from the coding sequence GCCCGTGACGGAGGGTTAGCCCAGATCAGTGGAATCATGCGTTACACAGCTCTATCATGCTGGCAGCTGTTCCTgggtctggctgtgctgcttttcttcacaAGCCCCACTGCGGGCTGCCCAGCCCGCTGTGAATGCTCAGCACAAAACAAGTCTGTCAGCTGTCACCGCAGACGTCTGATGTCCATCCCAGAAGGCATTCCCATTGAGACCAAAATCTTGGACCTCAGCAAGAACCGACTGAAAAGCGTTAACCCTGAGGAATTCACATCATACCCATTGCTGGAGGAGATTGACCTCAGCGACAATATTGTCTCCAACGTTGAGCCTGGAGCTTTTAACAATCTCTTCAACTTGCGCTCCTTGAGGCTGAAAGGAAACCGTCTGAAACTGGTCCCCCTTGGGGTGTTCACTGGGTTGTCAAACTTAACAAAGCTTGATATAAGTGAAAACAAGATTGTCATTTTGCTGGACTACATGTTTCAAGATCTGCATAACCTAAAATCCCTGGAGGTTGGGGACAATGATTTGGTGTATATATCACACAGGGCCTTCAGTGGGCTGCttagcctggagcagctcaccCTGGAGAGATGCAACCTCACAGCTGTACCAACAGAAGCCCTTTCTCACCTCCACAACCTCATCAGCCTGCATTTGAAACAGCTCAACATTAATGCTTTGCCGGCGTACGCCTTTAAAAGACTGTTTCGCCTGAAGGACCTGCAGATAGAGGCCTGGCCCCTCCTGGACATGCTGCCTGCCAACAGTCTGTACGGTCTCAACCTGACTTCTCTATCCATCACAAACACCAACCTGTCTGCAGTACCTTACTCTGCTTTTAAACATCTGGTTTACCTGACACATCTCAACCTGTCTTACAACCCCATCAGCACCATCGAGGCGGGCATGCTGTCGGATTTAGTGCGCCTACAGGAGCTCCACATGGTGGGGGCACAGCTGCGTACCATTGAACCACATGCTTTCCAAGGGCTCCGATTCTTACGCGTGCTTAACGTGTCCCAAAACCTGTTAGAAACCCTAGAAGAGAATGTATTCCATTCCTCCAAAAGCCTTGAGGTCCTCTGCATTAACAACAACCCTCTGGCCTGTGACTGTCGTCTTCTTTGGATTTTGCAGCGGCAGCCCACCTTGCAGTTTGGTGGTGAGCCACCAATGTGTGCGGGCCCAGACAGTGTCAGAGAGAGGTCATTCAGAGActttcacagcacagctctctccTTTTATTTCACCTGTAAGAAGCCCAAGATACAAGACAAGAAGTTGCAGTACCTGGTAGTGGAGGAAGGACAGACCGTGCAGCTCATGTGCAATGCTGATGGGGACCCACAGCCTACCATCTCCTGGGTTACCCCACGCCGGAGGCTGATCACAACTAAATCAAATGGTAGAGCCACTGTGCTGGGAGATGGCACCCTGGAGATACGATTTGCCCAAGACCAGGACACTGGGATATATGTCTGTATTGCAAGTAACGCAGCTGGGAATGACACCTACTCAGCCTCCCTGACAGTAAAGGGGTTTACTTCAGACCGTTTCCTTTATGCCAACAGGACCCCTATGTATATGACAGACTCCAACGACACAAGTTCTAATGGAACTAATGCAAACAGCTACTCTCTGGACCTTAAGACAATATTGGTGTCCACAGCTATGGGCTGTTTCACATTCCTTggagtggttttattttgtttccttcttctttttgtgTGGAGCCGAGGGAAAggcaaacacaaaaccagcatTGACCTTGAATATGTCCCTCGCAAAAACAATGGTGCTGTGGTTGAAGGGGAGGTTTCTGGACCACGAAGGTTCAATATGAAAATGATTTGA
- the LINGO2 gene encoding leucine-rich repeat and immunoglobulin-like domain-containing nogo receptor-interacting protein 2 isoform X2, with protein sequence MPQRLEFLQILLKSMARDGGLAQISGIMRYTALSCWQLFLGLAVLLFFTSPTAGCPARCECSAQNKSVSCHRRRLMSIPEGIPIETKILDLSKNRLKSVNPEEFTSYPLLEEIDLSDNIVSNVEPGAFNNLFNLRSLRLKGNRLKLVPLGVFTGLSNLTKLDISENKIVILLDYMFQDLHNLKSLEVGDNDLVYISHRAFSGLLSLEQLTLERCNLTAVPTEALSHLHNLISLHLKQLNINALPAYAFKRLFRLKDLQIEAWPLLDMLPANSLYGLNLTSLSITNTNLSAVPYSAFKHLVYLTHLNLSYNPISTIEAGMLSDLVRLQELHMVGAQLRTIEPHAFQGLRFLRVLNVSQNLLETLEENVFHSSKSLEVLCINNNPLACDCRLLWILQRQPTLQFGGEPPMCAGPDSVRERSFRDFHSTALSFYFTCKKPKIQDKKLQYLVVEEGQTVQLMCNADGDPQPTISWVTPRRRLITTKSNGRATVLGDGTLEIRFAQDQDTGIYVCIASNAAGNDTYSASLTVKGFTSDRFLYANRTPMYMTDSNDTSSNGTNANSYSLDLKTILVSTAMGCFTFLGVVLFCFLLLFVWSRGKGKHKTSIDLEYVPRKNNGAVVEGEVSGPRRFNMKMI encoded by the coding sequence GCCCGTGACGGAGGGTTAGCCCAGATCAGTGGAATCATGCGTTACACAGCTCTATCATGCTGGCAGCTGTTCCTgggtctggctgtgctgcttttcttcacaAGCCCCACTGCGGGCTGCCCAGCCCGCTGTGAATGCTCAGCACAAAACAAGTCTGTCAGCTGTCACCGCAGACGTCTGATGTCCATCCCAGAAGGCATTCCCATTGAGACCAAAATCTTGGACCTCAGCAAGAACCGACTGAAAAGCGTTAACCCTGAGGAATTCACATCATACCCATTGCTGGAGGAGATTGACCTCAGCGACAATATTGTCTCCAACGTTGAGCCTGGAGCTTTTAACAATCTCTTCAACTTGCGCTCCTTGAGGCTGAAAGGAAACCGTCTGAAACTGGTCCCCCTTGGGGTGTTCACTGGGTTGTCAAACTTAACAAAGCTTGATATAAGTGAAAACAAGATTGTCATTTTGCTGGACTACATGTTTCAAGATCTGCATAACCTAAAATCCCTGGAGGTTGGGGACAATGATTTGGTGTATATATCACACAGGGCCTTCAGTGGGCTGCttagcctggagcagctcaccCTGGAGAGATGCAACCTCACAGCTGTACCAACAGAAGCCCTTTCTCACCTCCACAACCTCATCAGCCTGCATTTGAAACAGCTCAACATTAATGCTTTGCCGGCGTACGCCTTTAAAAGACTGTTTCGCCTGAAGGACCTGCAGATAGAGGCCTGGCCCCTCCTGGACATGCTGCCTGCCAACAGTCTGTACGGTCTCAACCTGACTTCTCTATCCATCACAAACACCAACCTGTCTGCAGTACCTTACTCTGCTTTTAAACATCTGGTTTACCTGACACATCTCAACCTGTCTTACAACCCCATCAGCACCATCGAGGCGGGCATGCTGTCGGATTTAGTGCGCCTACAGGAGCTCCACATGGTGGGGGCACAGCTGCGTACCATTGAACCACATGCTTTCCAAGGGCTCCGATTCTTACGCGTGCTTAACGTGTCCCAAAACCTGTTAGAAACCCTAGAAGAGAATGTATTCCATTCCTCCAAAAGCCTTGAGGTCCTCTGCATTAACAACAACCCTCTGGCCTGTGACTGTCGTCTTCTTTGGATTTTGCAGCGGCAGCCCACCTTGCAGTTTGGTGGTGAGCCACCAATGTGTGCGGGCCCAGACAGTGTCAGAGAGAGGTCATTCAGAGActttcacagcacagctctctccTTTTATTTCACCTGTAAGAAGCCCAAGATACAAGACAAGAAGTTGCAGTACCTGGTAGTGGAGGAAGGACAGACCGTGCAGCTCATGTGCAATGCTGATGGGGACCCACAGCCTACCATCTCCTGGGTTACCCCACGCCGGAGGCTGATCACAACTAAATCAAATGGTAGAGCCACTGTGCTGGGAGATGGCACCCTGGAGATACGATTTGCCCAAGACCAGGACACTGGGATATATGTCTGTATTGCAAGTAACGCAGCTGGGAATGACACCTACTCAGCCTCCCTGACAGTAAAGGGGTTTACTTCAGACCGTTTCCTTTATGCCAACAGGACCCCTATGTATATGACAGACTCCAACGACACAAGTTCTAATGGAACTAATGCAAACAGCTACTCTCTGGACCTTAAGACAATATTGGTGTCCACAGCTATGGGCTGTTTCACATTCCTTggagtggttttattttgtttccttcttctttttgtgTGGAGCCGAGGGAAAggcaaacacaaaaccagcatTGACCTTGAATATGTCCCTCGCAAAAACAATGGTGCTGTGGTTGAAGGGGAGGTTTCTGGACCACGAAGGTTCAATATGAAAATGATTTGA